The following are from one region of the Methanospirillum hungatei genome:
- a CDS encoding ATP-binding cassette domain-containing protein, translating to MDKYTDNSLSKSEYPIITQNLTKKFGDLYAVHQMNLSVGNEIFGILGPNGSGKTTTVLMLTTLLEPTDGTASICGYDIHTHPRQVRDSISYVPQDMAVDVRLSGRENVMMFAELYGVRDPARKTEEALRILELADRADERAKVYSGGMRRRLELAQALVHNPKVLFLDEPTVGLDVAARKKIWEHIKILRKQGMTIFVTTHYMDEADKYCDRVAIIDRGRVQAVDTPDNLKNMISQDIISVTISGSFSTIDVPGVRFAFSEDEQLIFYAEHGEAALPLVHNALTEAGMRVEAMSLRRPSLDDVFLHLVSSADDKSPFKLSTFRNMMGKR from the coding sequence ATGGACAAATACACTGATAACAGCCTATCAAAGAGCGAATATCCGATAATTACACAAAACCTGACAAAAAAGTTTGGAGATCTCTATGCTGTTCACCAGATGAATCTCTCCGTAGGAAATGAAATATTTGGAATTTTAGGCCCGAATGGCTCTGGGAAAACCACAACTGTTCTGATGTTGACAACACTTCTTGAACCTACCGACGGAACAGCAAGTATCTGCGGATATGATATCCATACCCATCCCAGACAGGTCAGGGATTCTATCAGTTATGTCCCTCAGGATATGGCGGTAGATGTCAGACTCTCCGGACGGGAAAATGTCATGATGTTTGCCGAACTCTATGGTGTCAGAGATCCCGCCAGGAAAACCGAAGAGGCACTGAGGATTTTAGAGCTTGCAGACCGGGCTGATGAACGGGCGAAGGTGTATTCGGGCGGGATGAGAAGAAGACTTGAACTGGCACAGGCACTTGTTCACAATCCAAAGGTTCTCTTTCTGGATGAACCAACTGTCGGACTTGATGTAGCAGCACGAAAAAAAATCTGGGAGCATATCAAAATACTTCGTAAACAGGGAATGACAATTTTTGTGACGACCCATTACATGGACGAAGCAGACAAATATTGTGACAGAGTTGCAATAATTGACCGGGGAAGAGTTCAGGCTGTTGATACTCCGGATAATTTGAAAAACATGATTTCTCAGGATATCATATCGGTCACCATATCCGGTTCCTTTTCCACGATAGATGTGCCGGGGGTCAGATTTGCATTTTCTGAAGATGAACAACTGATCTTTTATGCAGAACATGGCGAGGCTGCATTGCCACTGGTACATAATGCTCTGACCGAAGCAGGTATGAGAGTTGAGGCCATGTCTCTTCGAAGACCCTCTCTTGATGATGTCTTTCTTCACCTCGTAAGTAGTGCAGATGATAAAAGTCCCTTTAAACTAAGTACTTTCAGGAACATGATGGGGAAACGATGA
- a CDS encoding tetratricopeptide repeat protein, whose product MLHQADELKMDGKYEKAIEVYDQVITIDPRNARAFHSRANVLDMMGRFEDAISSYNDAIVCDPLNAETWYNKGLTLKKIGKRIESFACVQRGLYIYLGTE is encoded by the coding sequence ATGCTCCATCAGGCAGATGAGCTGAAAATGGACGGGAAATATGAAAAAGCAATTGAGGTATACGATCAGGTCATAACCATAGATCCACGGAATGCCAGGGCATTTCATTCACGGGCAAATGTTCTAGATATGATGGGTCGATTTGAAGATGCTATTTCAAGTTATAATGACGCTATTGTCTGTGATCCACTCAATGCCGAAACATGGTATAATAAAGGATTGACTTTGAAGAAAATCGGAAAACGAATTGAGAGTTTTGCCTGTGTTCAACGCGGACTCTATATCTATCTCGGAACTGAGTGA
- a CDS encoding ABC transporter permease, which yields MNPILVYCHRDLRRWIRGKWGFIAAMVMPAAWLIFVGLALPIRFTDNYIDFVTPGILVMTILSASLAGGGLLIMDRMLGFFNKFLALPPPRETILFGKILVITIRGIIQSTIILLFAFMLGAHLYTPVQLLGTYIILCIFGALLSAAATSIAIYLDDHDQYAAANAMISMPLFFTSSAMMPYDVMPEWLAPIARLNPLSYAIDGIRILQTGEVPVTQISLLSILCIIVVGLAVHAFRKVKI from the coding sequence ATGAATCCAATTCTGGTATATTGTCACCGGGATCTTAGGCGATGGATTCGGGGAAAATGGGGATTTATTGCTGCTATGGTGATGCCGGCAGCATGGCTGATATTTGTTGGGCTTGCTCTTCCTATCAGGTTTACAGATAACTATATCGATTTTGTGACACCAGGAATCCTGGTCATGACTATCCTTTCCGCCTCATTAGCCGGTGGAGGTCTCCTGATTATGGATCGGATGCTTGGTTTTTTTAATAAATTCCTTGCACTTCCCCCGCCCAGGGAGACTATTCTTTTTGGGAAAATTCTGGTCATTACTATCCGGGGAATCATCCAGTCAACCATAATTCTCCTGTTTGCATTTATGCTCGGGGCACATCTGTATACACCAGTCCAGCTCCTTGGAACATACATTATCCTGTGTATTTTTGGAGCACTCCTCTCTGCTGCCGCAACATCAATCGCGATATATCTAGATGATCATGACCAGTATGCAGCAGCAAATGCGATGATATCAATGCCTCTATTTTTTACATCATCAGCCATGATGCCCTATGATGTCATGCCGGAGTGGTTAGCCCCTATAGCGAGGCTGAATCCGTTAAGTTATGCTATCGACGGTATCAGGATATTACAGACCGGAGAGGTTCCGGTTACCCAGATAAGCCTTCTCTCCATCCTCTGCATTATCGTAGTAGGACTTGCAGTCCACGCATTTAGGAAAGTTAAAATCTGA